The following proteins are co-located in the Deinococcus metallilatus genome:
- a CDS encoding phage tail tube protein, translating into MNAKIGIIALTSVLLLAACGGNPAPVAATEGSVSVPTSTGYTVVIKDANGNVIPSSDYNKLKPGTYTATYSKEGYISQTQTFTVTAGQTTNLVVPTLLPVGATVGTVSVQNPNGYMVVIKDAGGNTVTSDQYGNLKPGTYTVTYSKEGYVSQTQTFTVTAGQSVSLVAPTLVAVTPTTPSGAFYIDANGKQVAITKDDLDNAGTRFVFYAWLENKDGGIDPSKVGGNTDAGMPTAAEMQEVAPLNTQNLAAGYVGYRAADGQVYPIVGANVKWDILEQTGSVRFSAADDGTQASGAPISKQDINDNALSANTYTNSAGGNNVRFPSSREYPLYNVTGVNTPDITGFTWTALNHDPKFNAATARVRAIASVNGTEITKRFLDKTFAPSAKLEIVKEANQTVGLNQDGSFTVTVRNVGQGPATGIQLQDRLTSGSDDTYSIGAVTANGAATTTAQGDSGFNSTFDLAPGEARTFTFPARSSAVGVFCDTATVTQYTNGAFGVVSSNLNDDACLTVQAPELTITKSLVDANNNPIPSGQQVGPNQEVFAAITVRNGGSAPATNVVVTDNLISGAAASYAIRTQAQGTTANGDDGFTSDPFTLAPGETRTFRFGAVGTQDGTYCDTGSFTATSNNGQALNGTSQQACFEVVSPNLSITKVNQNLNGTTPVNNLYPGSSYQSVITVRNTGTGAATTLAVQDILGKLQTGTQYVNFGSGRYSISGTDQTGSVTFANNTVTTVPASLTLNPGQTLTLTLTSTIPAGAPAGTYCDVASYTSGNGGNGQAQDCVNVVNFVSTQTQMVDANDPINANGTDSTVLTSSLIVEPQSNEGVNNNMVAFNFGSTDPRALTPGVFNVAATELYYDPTPVRDPQTGAVNSDYTHSSSQRLTEGTDYTLSGAAQGTQTVNLTSGFAIQPGGVLFLRHTVTVPAGTAPRQYYSGFNWTGRGVNDGQTAGGASSEPTSVVNQ; encoded by the coding sequence ATGAACGCAAAAATCGGCATCATCGCTCTCACCAGTGTTCTTCTGCTCGCAGCCTGCGGTGGGAATCCCGCGCCCGTTGCTGCGACGGAAGGCTCTGTCAGTGTTCCCACGTCCACCGGCTATACGGTGGTCATCAAGGACGCCAACGGGAACGTGATTCCCAGCAGCGACTACAACAAACTGAAGCCCGGCACCTACACCGCCACCTACAGCAAAGAAGGCTACATCTCCCAGACCCAGACCTTCACCGTCACCGCCGGTCAGACGACCAACCTGGTGGTGCCCACGCTGCTGCCCGTGGGGGCGACGGTCGGCACCGTCAGCGTGCAGAACCCCAACGGCTACATGGTCGTCATCAAGGATGCGGGCGGCAACACGGTCACCAGCGACCAGTACGGCAACCTGAAGCCCGGCACGTACACCGTCACCTACAGCAAGGAAGGGTACGTCAGCCAGACGCAGACCTTCACTGTGACCGCTGGTCAGAGCGTCTCGCTGGTCGCGCCCACGCTGGTCGCTGTCACGCCCACCACCCCCAGCGGCGCCTTCTACATCGACGCCAACGGCAAGCAGGTCGCGATCACCAAGGACGACCTGGACAACGCGGGCACCCGCTTCGTGTTCTATGCCTGGCTGGAGAACAAGGACGGCGGCATCGATCCCAGCAAGGTGGGCGGCAATACCGACGCCGGGATGCCCACCGCCGCCGAGATGCAGGAAGTCGCTCCCCTCAACACCCAGAACCTCGCGGCGGGGTACGTGGGCTACCGGGCCGCCGACGGCCAGGTGTACCCCATCGTGGGAGCCAACGTGAAGTGGGACATTCTGGAGCAGACGGGAAGCGTCCGCTTCTCGGCGGCGGATGACGGGACCCAGGCTTCGGGCGCGCCCATCAGCAAGCAGGACATCAACGACAACGCCCTCAGCGCCAACACCTACACCAACAGCGCGGGCGGCAACAACGTGCGCTTCCCCTCCAGCCGTGAGTACCCGCTGTACAACGTGACCGGCGTGAACACGCCCGACATCACCGGCTTCACGTGGACGGCGCTCAACCACGATCCCAAGTTCAACGCGGCCACCGCCCGCGTGCGCGCCATCGCCTCCGTGAACGGGACTGAGATCACCAAGCGGTTCCTCGACAAGACCTTCGCGCCCAGCGCCAAGCTGGAGATCGTCAAGGAAGCCAACCAGACGGTCGGCCTCAACCAGGACGGCAGCTTCACGGTCACGGTCCGCAACGTCGGCCAGGGTCCCGCCACCGGCATCCAGCTTCAGGACCGCCTGACCAGCGGCTCGGACGACACCTACAGCATCGGGGCCGTCACGGCGAACGGCGCGGCGACCACCACCGCCCAGGGCGACAGCGGCTTCAACTCGACCTTCGACCTCGCGCCCGGCGAGGCCCGCACCTTCACCTTCCCCGCCCGCAGCAGCGCGGTCGGCGTGTTCTGCGACACGGCCACGGTCACGCAGTACACCAACGGCGCGTTCGGCGTGGTCAGCAGCAACCTGAATGACGACGCCTGCCTCACGGTCCAGGCGCCCGAGCTGACGATCACCAAGAGCCTGGTGGACGCCAACAACAACCCGATCCCCAGCGGCCAGCAGGTCGGCCCCAACCAGGAAGTCTTCGCGGCGATCACCGTCCGCAACGGCGGCAGCGCCCCCGCGACCAACGTGGTCGTGACCGACAACCTGATCAGCGGCGCGGCGGCCAGCTACGCGATCCGTACCCAGGCCCAGGGCACCACGGCCAACGGGGACGACGGCTTCACCAGCGACCCCTTCACCCTGGCGCCCGGTGAAACCCGGACCTTCCGCTTCGGCGCGGTGGGCACGCAGGACGGCACCTACTGCGACACCGGCAGCTTCACGGCGACCAGCAACAACGGCCAGGCGCTGAACGGCACCAGCCAGCAGGCCTGCTTCGAGGTCGTCAGCCCCAACCTGAGCATCACCAAGGTCAACCAGAACCTCAACGGCACCACGCCGGTCAACAACCTGTACCCCGGCAGCAGCTACCAGAGCGTTATCACGGTCCGCAACACTGGGACGGGCGCCGCGACCACGCTGGCGGTGCAGGACATCCTGGGCAAGCTCCAGACCGGCACGCAGTACGTGAACTTCGGCAGCGGCCGCTACAGCATTAGCGGCACCGACCAGACCGGCAGCGTGACCTTCGCCAACAACACGGTCACCACCGTTCCCGCCAGCCTCACCCTGAACCCCGGCCAGACCCTCACGCTGACGCTGACCAGCACCATCCCTGCTGGCGCCCCCGCCGGGACGTACTGCGACGTGGCGAGCTACACCAGCGGCAACGGCGGCAACGGCCAGGCGCAGGACTGCGTCAACGTGGTGAACTTCGTCTCGACCCAGACGCAGATGGTGGACGCCAACGACCCCATCAACGCCAACGGGACGGACTCCACGGTCCTGACCAGCTCGCTCATCGTGGAGCCGCAGTCGAACGAGGGCGTCAACAACAACATGGTCGCCTTCAACTTCGGCTCGACCGACCCCCGCGCCCTCACGCCCGGTGTGTTCAACGTGGCGGCCACTGAGCTGTACTACGACCCCACCCCCGTTCGTGACCCGCAGACCGGCGCGGTGAACAGCGACTACACCCACAGCAGCAGCCAGCGCCTGACCGAAGGCACCGATTACACCCTCTCTGGCGCGGCCCAGGGTACCCAGACGGTCAACCTGACCTCCGGCTTCGCGATCCAGCCCGGCGGCGTGCTGTTCCTCCGCCACACGGTGACGGTCCCGGCAGGTACGGCCCCCCGCCAGTACTACAGCGGCTTCAACTGGACGGGCCGTGGCGTCAACGACGGGCAGACCGCTGGTGGTGCGTCCAGCGAACCCACCAGCGTCGTCAACCAGTAA
- the ruvX gene encoding Holliday junction resolvase RuvX produces the protein MTDSPSPVVLALDVSKSRIGFAVSAGRLAFGRGSVDRKRLPLDLKAVRLKVAETGAELLLLGLPLRTDGAHSPSADRVRAFGKVLTDKGYRVAYQDERFTTQRARALGARDEDEAAAVQILELYLLGQP, from the coding sequence ATGACTGACTCCCCTTCCCCCGTCGTCCTGGCGCTGGACGTGAGCAAATCGCGCATCGGGTTCGCGGTGAGTGCCGGGCGGCTGGCCTTCGGGCGGGGCAGCGTGGACCGCAAACGGCTCCCGCTGGACCTCAAGGCGGTGCGGCTGAAGGTCGCGGAGACGGGCGCCGAACTGCTGCTGCTGGGGCTGCCCCTCCGCACCGACGGCGCCCACAGCCCGAGTGCCGACCGCGTGCGGGCCTTTGGAAAGGTCCTCACGGACAAGGGCTACCGCGTCGCCTACCAGGACGAACGTTTCACCACGCAGCGTGCCCGCGCCCTGGGCGCCCGCGACGAGGACGAGGCGGCGGCGGTGCAGATTCTGGAGCTGTATCTGCTGGGCCAGCCCTGA
- a CDS encoding enoyl-CoA hydratase-related protein, with protein MTSEPVILAETRAGVRTLTLNRPDRLNAANDALLLALTEELKAARADAAVRVVVVTGAGRGFCAGQDLGGVSGRNLSFTEHLQRTYNPLIRTIRGLGKPVITAVNGVAAGAGASLALSGDIRLWAQSATLIEVFSNIALVPDSGSTWFLPRAVGYNRAFELMALAERVSAEDGLRLGLCEQVYPDETFREDVQAYAERLAARPAHALKLTKQALTAAMTSTLDEALDREAELQQLAGDHWEHEEGVTAFKQKRAPEFVREE; from the coding sequence ATGACCAGCGAACCTGTGATTCTGGCCGAAACCCGCGCGGGCGTCCGTACCCTGACCCTCAACCGCCCCGACCGGCTGAACGCCGCGAACGACGCGCTGCTCCTCGCGCTGACGGAGGAACTGAAGGCGGCCAGAGCCGACGCGGCCGTGCGGGTGGTCGTCGTGACGGGCGCGGGCCGGGGATTCTGCGCCGGGCAGGACCTGGGGGGCGTGTCGGGGCGGAACCTGAGCTTCACGGAACATCTCCAGCGCACCTATAACCCATTGATTCGCACGATTCGCGGGCTGGGCAAGCCGGTGATCACCGCCGTGAACGGGGTCGCGGCGGGAGCGGGGGCCAGCCTGGCGCTGTCGGGGGACATCCGGCTGTGGGCGCAGTCGGCCACACTGATCGAGGTCTTTTCCAATATCGCGCTGGTGCCGGACTCGGGGAGCACCTGGTTCCTGCCGCGCGCCGTCGGCTATAACCGGGCCTTTGAGCTGATGGCCCTGGCCGAGCGGGTGAGCGCCGAGGACGGGCTGCGCCTGGGCCTGTGCGAGCAAGTCTACCCTGACGAAACCTTCCGCGAGGACGTGCAGGCCTACGCCGAACGGCTGGCGGCCCGGCCCGCGCACGCGCTGAAGCTCACCAAGCAGGCGCTGACGGCGGCGATGACCAGCACGCTGGACGAGGCCCTCGACCGCGAGGCCGAGTTGCAGCAACTCGCCGGGGACCACTGGGAACACGAGGAAGGGGTGACGGCGTTCAAGCAGAAGCGGGCGCCGGAGTTCGTGCGGGAAGAGTAG
- a CDS encoding M23 family metallopeptidase: MLTRTCLLRKGATGALLAGLGVALAHYAPPLPESVIAKPARQFGLPFAGAPGPDTWLLGQGYGNTTGAYRQRRSTYGNLQGLHAGLDFSAPCGTPVRAIGDGVVAEVDGPHGSPPHNVVIDHPGNLSSLYGHLLKRASVRVGQRVTRGQVIAESGDSQLTCISAPHLHLEIRDRSHQRLFNPVPYIAADWESLALAGSFGRGYEYDLSAPRKWQTPESQPEVRRGGPLLNDFARPWPPAPGGAR; the protein is encoded by the coding sequence ATGTTGACCAGAACGTGCCTGTTGAGAAAGGGGGCGACGGGTGCCTTGCTCGCCGGGCTGGGGGTGGCGCTGGCCCATTACGCGCCCCCGCTGCCGGAGAGCGTGATCGCCAAACCCGCGCGGCAGTTCGGGTTGCCGTTCGCGGGCGCGCCGGGGCCGGACACCTGGTTGCTGGGCCAGGGGTACGGGAACACGACGGGGGCGTACCGGCAGCGGCGCAGCACGTACGGGAACCTCCAGGGGTTGCACGCGGGCCTGGATTTCAGCGCCCCGTGTGGTACACCCGTCCGCGCCATTGGGGACGGGGTGGTGGCCGAGGTGGACGGCCCGCACGGCAGCCCGCCGCATAACGTGGTCATTGACCACCCGGGGAACCTCAGCAGCCTGTACGGGCACCTGCTGAAGCGGGCGTCCGTGCGGGTGGGGCAAAGGGTGACGCGGGGGCAGGTGATCGCGGAGAGCGGCGACTCGCAGCTGACCTGCATCAGCGCGCCGCACCTGCATCTGGAAATCCGCGACCGCTCGCACCAGCGCCTCTTCAACCCGGTGCCGTACATCGCGGCCGACTGGGAGTCGCTGGCGTTGGCGGGCAGCTTCGGGCGCGGGTACGAGTATGACCTCTCGGCCCCCCGCAAGTGGCAGACGCCCGAATCCCAGCCGGAGGTGCGGCGGGGCGGCCCCCTGCTGAACGACTTTGCCCGGCCCTGGCCACCCGCGCCGGGAGGTGCGCGGTGA
- the ilvA gene encoding threonine ammonia-lyase, biosynthetic gives MTQTQDFKPGTLDAQDVLRLALTSKVYGAAVETPLSAAPGLSARTGNAVWLKREDQQPIFSFKLRGAYNKMSQLTPEEAARGVICASAGNHAQGVAYAAQQLVLRAVIVMPATTPEIKVQACRQRGAEVVLYGDSFSDAETHAYALQQGGGLTFVHPYDDPLVLAGQGTVALELLRQVEAPQGYTLFVPVGGGGLIAGVAGVLKALRPDVRIVGVEPDDSDAMYRSLQAGERVRLDQVGIFVDGVAVKQVGAYTFDLTRRYVDDWVRVTTDEVCAAIKDVFDDTRAVMEPAGALAVAGLKQYAQERGLKGETLVALTGGANVNFDRLRHVAERAEIGERREAILAVTIPERPGAFRQFIEVIGPRAITEFNYRYAPRADARIFVGVQLTHPAERAELAGALTARGYAVTDLTDDELAKVHVRHMVGGRAPEAVDERVYSFTFPERPGALLEFLTHLHARWNISLFHYRNHGSAHGRVLAGIQVPDADLGDFAAFLGELGYPAEDMTGNAAYRLFLT, from the coding sequence ATGACGCAGACGCAGGACTTCAAGCCGGGGACGCTGGACGCGCAGGACGTGCTGCGCCTCGCGCTCACCAGCAAGGTGTACGGCGCGGCGGTGGAAACACCCCTCAGCGCCGCCCCCGGCCTCAGCGCCCGCACCGGGAACGCGGTATGGCTCAAACGCGAGGACCAGCAGCCGATCTTTTCCTTCAAGCTGCGCGGGGCCTACAACAAGATGAGCCAGCTCACGCCGGAGGAGGCCGCCCGCGGCGTGATCTGCGCCTCGGCGGGGAACCACGCGCAGGGGGTGGCTTACGCCGCGCAGCAGCTCGTCCTCCGCGCGGTGATCGTGATGCCCGCGACCACGCCCGAGATCAAGGTGCAGGCGTGTCGCCAACGCGGCGCGGAAGTGGTGCTCTATGGCGACTCCTTCAGCGACGCGGAGACGCACGCCTACGCCCTCCAGCAGGGGGGGGGCCTGACCTTCGTACATCCCTACGACGATCCGCTCGTGCTGGCCGGGCAGGGCACCGTGGCGCTGGAACTGCTGCGGCAGGTGGAGGCGCCCCAGGGGTACACGCTGTTCGTCCCGGTGGGCGGCGGCGGCCTGATCGCGGGCGTGGCGGGGGTGCTCAAGGCGCTGCGGCCCGACGTGCGGATCGTGGGCGTGGAGCCGGACGACAGCGACGCGATGTACCGGAGCCTTCAGGCCGGGGAACGGGTGCGGCTCGATCAGGTCGGCATCTTCGTGGACGGCGTGGCGGTGAAGCAGGTGGGGGCCTACACCTTCGACCTCACCCGGCGCTACGTGGACGACTGGGTGCGGGTGACCACCGACGAGGTGTGCGCGGCGATCAAGGATGTGTTCGACGACACCCGCGCGGTGATGGAACCTGCCGGGGCGCTCGCGGTGGCGGGTCTGAAGCAGTACGCCCAGGAGCGGGGCCTGAAGGGGGAAACGCTGGTGGCCCTGACCGGTGGCGCGAACGTGAACTTCGACCGCCTGCGCCACGTGGCCGAACGCGCCGAGATCGGCGAACGGCGCGAGGCGATCCTGGCCGTCACCATCCCCGAGCGGCCCGGCGCCTTCCGTCAGTTCATCGAGGTGATTGGCCCGCGCGCCATCACCGAGTTCAACTACCGCTACGCGCCGCGTGCCGACGCCCGCATCTTCGTGGGCGTACAACTCACGCACCCAGCGGAGCGGGCGGAACTGGCAGGCGCCCTCACCGCGCGGGGCTACGCCGTCACCGACCTCACCGACGACGAACTGGCGAAGGTCCACGTGCGGCACATGGTCGGCGGACGCGCCCCCGAGGCCGTAGACGAGCGCGTCTATTCCTTCACCTTTCCCGAGCGCCCCGGCGCCCTGCTGGAATTCCTGACCCATCTCCACGCCCGCTGGAATATCAGCCTCTTCCACTACCGCAACCACGGCAGCGCCCACGGCCGCGTGCTGGCCGGAATTCAGGTGCCGGACGCCGACCTGGGCGACTTCGCCGCCTTTCTGGGTGAGCTGGGGTATCCGGCAGAGGACATGACAGGGAACGCGGCGTATCGGCTGTTTTTGACGTGA
- a CDS encoding SRPBCC family protein, which yields MKSASGEKRIDTAARVIKAPPPVIYQAWTDPQALMTWLPPKGMRGHLDAFDPREGGMYRMALTYQEADHGAPGKSSEHTDVIRGKFLQLVPDERIVQLVEFESDDPAFAGTMTMTWALRHVSGGTEVIFRCENVPTGIRQEDHDEGLRASLENLAAFTERGD from the coding sequence ATGAAGAGCGCGTCCGGAGAGAAGAGAATTGACACCGCTGCACGCGTCATCAAGGCGCCACCGCCCGTCATCTATCAGGCCTGGACAGACCCTCAGGCCCTGATGACGTGGCTTCCCCCAAAGGGGATGCGAGGCCACCTTGATGCATTCGATCCCCGAGAAGGCGGGATGTACCGGATGGCGCTCACTTATCAGGAGGCAGACCACGGCGCGCCCGGCAAAAGTTCGGAGCACACCGATGTGATCCGGGGGAAATTCTTGCAACTGGTTCCCGACGAGCGAATCGTGCAACTCGTCGAGTTCGAGTCCGATGACCCAGCCTTCGCCGGGACAATGACCATGACCTGGGCCTTGAGGCATGTTTCAGGAGGGACAGAAGTAATTTTCCGCTGTGAAAATGTACCGACCGGAATACGGCAGGAAGATCACGATGAGGGCTTGAGGGCGAGCCTCGAAAACCTCGCCGCCTTCACTGAACGCGGGGATTGA
- a CDS encoding FAD-dependent oxidoreductase, which translates to MAGSSGTGGAGAAGRVWAHVGQAFAETAYDVVVVGAGRMGTACALFLRQLAPHLRLLIVERGGLPNEEGATILAPGVWTALDVPGGREREAAWVRSALEHDFGNVQFQPRPLLDLHRAEGTGRVPSTDLLARFPAAAGLFGPTALPCGQVDEQAATYRPGAVALACGQGAVRAGADLLLNTHAHLTPGGVRLDRLTVTNTHQIVTHETHGLGAGVVVVAMGADGPHAAEHDLGLHTAHGRAYRQLPRLNTPSTDQTPTLRAGGLTLRPQHGGFTLVPPIHHRDPHGYRPTGGRLTSVPVGVRRETLEDLIRLMDALPPLSTDALEVGHSLADVPGAWLALPQGRVGAPPTHQRLTDGVHLLLGGPLADTLGLAVAYDLAGAVAGVEGRPWE; encoded by the coding sequence ATGGCGGGCAGTTCGGGAACAGGCGGGGCGGGAGCGGCAGGGCGGGTCTGGGCCCACGTCGGGCAGGCGTTCGCGGAGACGGCCTACGACGTGGTGGTGGTGGGCGCGGGCCGCATGGGCACCGCCTGCGCGCTGTTCCTGCGGCAACTTGCGCCGCACCTGCGCCTGTTGATCGTCGAGCGGGGCGGCCTCCCCAACGAGGAGGGGGCGACGATCCTCGCGCCGGGGGTCTGGACCGCGCTGGACGTGCCGGGGGGCCGCGAACGGGAAGCGGCGTGGGTGCGTTCGGCCCTGGAACACGACTTCGGAAATGTGCAGTTTCAGCCCCGCCCCCTGCTGGACCTCCACCGGGCGGAGGGGACGGGCCGCGTCCCCAGCACGGACCTCCTCGCACGCTTTCCGGCCGCCGCCGGGCTGTTCGGTCCCACGGCCCTCCCCTGCGGGCAAGTGGACGAGCAGGCCGCGACCTATCGCCCCGGCGCGGTCGCCCTCGCCTGCGGGCAGGGCGCGGTGCGGGCGGGGGCGGACCTGCTGCTGAACACGCACGCGCACCTCACTCCGGGCGGGGTGAGGCTGGACCGCCTGACCGTCACCAACACCCATCAGATCGTCACCCACGAGACGCACGGGCTGGGGGCGGGCGTGGTCGTGGTGGCGATGGGGGCGGACGGGCCGCACGCCGCCGAACATGATCTCGGCCTTCACACGGCCCACGGGCGCGCGTACCGCCAACTGCCGCGCCTGAACACGCCCAGCACCGACCAGACCCCTACCCTCCGTGCGGGCGGCCTGACCCTGCGCCCCCAGCACGGCGGCTTCACCCTGGTTCCGCCCATCCATCACCGCGACCCGCACGGCTACCGGCCCACCGGGGGCCGCCTGACCAGTGTGCCCGTCGGCGTGCGCCGCGAGACGCTCGAAGACCTGATCCGCCTGATGGACGCCCTGCCCCCACTGTCAACGGACGCCCTGGAGGTCGGCCACAGCCTCGCGGACGTGCCAGGCGCGTGGCTCGCGCTCCCCCAGGGCCGCGTGGGTGCCCCACCCACCCACCAGCGCCTCACGGACGGCGTTCACCTCCTCCTGGGCGGTCCCCTGGCGGACACGCTCGGCCTCGCGGTGGCCTATGACCTGGCAGGGGCGGTGGCGGGGGTGGAGGGGAGGCCGTGGGAGTGA
- a CDS encoding SpoIID/LytB domain-containing protein, whose protein sequence is MRSLMLTLALGSGALSAAQALNVRVLVASGPQLTVRLPVTAAPDPASSLAAAPVPENAWTVSAGGANLRLNGQDAGSPTLYLPPAPGSLVTVAGQTYRGGVLLRAERGGVQAINVLDVEDYLRGVVPAEMPPGWPAAALAAQAVIARTYVSARINPALPYDTCATESCQVYRGVAAEKVSTDAAVRATAGQVVAFGGRPASTYFSSDSGGFTASSAEVWGRDLPYLIAQADPYSVGGPRAHWRLEVSAAQVAQAAAAYRVRVGTLRDVRVTRASESGRAQEVTLTGTAGVARLNGADAGGFVRALGAASSRAVLSGPVGPDTPLVVEGSGSGHGVGLSQYGARGLAQQGQDHLRILGFYYPGTALSQLAAVPGTGRAVLAQVRPLPALLPPAPLALTSSHGE, encoded by the coding sequence ATGCGCTCCTTGATGCTTACGCTGGCGCTCGGTTCGGGTGCCCTTTCGGCCGCGCAGGCACTGAATGTGCGGGTGCTGGTGGCCAGCGGCCCGCAGCTCACCGTGCGCCTGCCAGTCACGGCCGCGCCCGACCCCGCCTCCTCCCTCGCGGCGGCCCCGGTCCCCGAGAATGCCTGGACCGTGAGCGCGGGCGGGGCCAACCTGCGGCTGAACGGCCAGGACGCGGGCAGCCCCACGCTGTACCTGCCGCCCGCGCCGGGGAGTCTGGTCACCGTCGCGGGGCAGACCTACCGGGGCGGCGTGCTGCTGCGGGCCGAGCGGGGCGGCGTGCAGGCCATCAACGTGCTGGACGTGGAGGACTACCTGCGCGGCGTGGTGCCCGCCGAGATGCCGCCCGGCTGGCCCGCCGCCGCCCTGGCCGCCCAGGCGGTGATCGCCCGCACCTACGTCTCGGCGCGCATCAACCCGGCGCTGCCCTACGACACCTGCGCGACCGAGAGTTGCCAGGTCTACCGGGGCGTGGCCGCCGAGAAGGTCAGCACCGACGCCGCGGTCCGGGCGACCGCCGGGCAGGTCGTCGCGTTCGGGGGGCGGCCCGCCAGCACCTACTTTTCCAGCGACTCCGGGGGCTTCACCGCCTCCAGCGCCGAGGTCTGGGGCAGGGACCTGCCGTACCTGATCGCCCAGGCCGACCCGTACTCGGTGGGTGGGCCGCGGGCCCACTGGCGGCTGGAGGTCAGCGCCGCGCAGGTGGCGCAGGCGGCGGCGGCCTATCGGGTCCGGGTGGGGACGCTGCGGGACGTGCGCGTGACCCGTGCCAGCGAGTCGGGCCGCGCGCAGGAGGTCACCCTCACCGGGACGGCGGGAGTGGCCCGCCTGAACGGGGCTGACGCGGGCGGCTTCGTGCGGGCGCTGGGGGCGGCCAGCAGCCGCGCGGTCCTCAGCGGTCCGGTCGGCCCGGACACGCCGCTGGTCGTGGAGGGGTCGGGGTCGGGGCACGGCGTCGGCCTCTCGCAGTACGGGGCGCGGGGGCTGGCGCAGCAGGGCCAGGACCACCTGCGTATCCTGGGCTTCTACTATCCCGGCACCGCCTTGAGCCAGCTCGCCGCCGTGCCGGGCACCGGCCGTGCGGTGCTGGCCCAGGTCCGGCCGCTGCCCGCCCTGCTTCCCCCGGCTCCGCTCGCGCTGACCTCCTCACATGGCGAATAA
- a CDS encoding serine hydrolase domain-containing protein, translating to MFRRDPLRAALSGVEEVLGQDLRAALPLLRLALRRGGVLGAAREGRVVLAGLGGVPRDGVFELASVTKPFTAALAARLVQEGRLGWDAPLSRLGGPLRGFPPFVTARALATHTAGLPPHPARALVTSFTRFQDPYGSMSARDALASARRWASPRVAGRFAYSNLGAGALALALAYAASEEVSAAGYGRALSRYVTGPLDLDSVALTPHPARLVTPTATLLGEGVTGFGPLVGAGGLFGTAADLLAFGAAELDGRAGEAWRSVIRPPGLPPHLTGVAPGWFQTREVWWHDGVARGTRTALGFRPADGAVVTLLVRGGLPLLGVRGAVPGALLAMLSGPKADR from the coding sequence ATGTTTCGCCGTGACCCCCTCCGCGCCGCCCTCTCGGGGGTGGAGGAGGTGCTGGGCCAGGACCTGCGGGCTGCCCTGCCCCTCCTCCGGCTGGCCCTGCGGCGCGGCGGTGTGCTGGGAGCGGCGCGGGAGGGCCGGGTGGTCCTGGCCGGTCTGGGCGGGGTGCCGCGTGACGGCGTCTTTGAACTCGCCAGCGTGACCAAGCCCTTCACGGCGGCGCTGGCGGCCCGGCTGGTGCAGGAGGGGCGGCTGGGGTGGGACGCGCCGCTCTCGCGGCTGGGGGGACCGCTGCGGGGCTTTCCCCCCTTCGTGACTGCGCGGGCGCTGGCGACCCATACGGCGGGCCTGCCCCCGCACCCGGCGCGGGCACTGGTGACCAGCTTCACCCGCTTTCAGGACCCCTACGGCAGCATGAGTGCGCGGGACGCCCTGGCGAGTGCGCGGCGCTGGGCCAGTCCCCGCGTGGCGGGCCGCTTCGCCTATTCCAACCTGGGCGCGGGCGCGCTGGCCTTGGCCCTCGCCTACGCCGCCAGCGAGGAGGTCAGCGCGGCAGGCTACGGACGGGCCCTTTCGCGGTACGTGACCGGGCCGCTGGACCTGGACAGCGTGGCCCTGACCCCGCACCCCGCGCGGCTCGTCACGCCCACCGCGACCCTGCTGGGCGAGGGCGTGACGGGCTTCGGACCGCTGGTCGGGGCGGGCGGCCTGTTCGGCACGGCGGCGGACCTCCTGGCCTTTGGCGCGGCGGAGCTGGACGGACGTGCGGGCGAGGCGTGGCGGAGCGTGATCAGGCCCCCCGGCCTGCCCCCCCACCTGACCGGCGTGGCCCCCGGCTGGTTCCAGACCCGCGAAGTGTGGTGGCACGACGGCGTGGCGCGCGGCACCCGCACCGCCCTCGGCTTCCGCCCCGCAGACGGCGCGGTGGTGACCCTGCTCGTGCGCGGCGGCCTGCCGCTGCTGGGCGTGAGGGGGGCGGTGCCGGGAGCACTGCTGGCCATGCTGAGTGGCCCGAAAGCTGACCGCTGA